The Panthera leo isolate Ple1 chromosome D4, P.leo_Ple1_pat1.1, whole genome shotgun sequence nucleotide sequence TGAGGGCGTAGGGAACCCCTGTGGGGGAGGAAAGCTCAGGAGCTGCTGCAGGTGGCTGGAGACAGCTGCACCTAGGCCGGCTTCCGCGCTTCCTGGAAGGGAAGCCGCTGAGGGGAGGTCCGTGTGGGCTGGGCTGCAGGACGGAAGCTGCCAAGTGCTGTGAGGAAGGGTTGGTTACCCTTGGCCGTTCTTGAGTTGGTTTAAAGGACCTTCCCCAGGTCTCACGGTGTCCTCTCGTGGTGAGGAGTGCCCGCCTAGACGTGCTCCTCCACGCGCTCGCTCGGGCTCTCCTTGGGGCTGTGCGGCACGTTTGGGATAAAATCTGTTCTCTCGTTTAGCCGTGGATGGCAGGTCAGCGGAAGAGCGGAAGGTGAGACCGGCAGATCCGCCCGTCTTGCCGGCTCCTCGGAAGGCAGATGCTAATCCAGAAAACTCGCCGGGGCTTTTACCCCAGGTACGTTCAGTGAACTACACGTGGGGTTGCGACCGGGGTCGGTCCCACGGGCGTTTCAGAACCGCGCGTGATGTTCCACACGGACGGGGGAGCAGTTCTTCCCCTTGTTGTTTGTCTGATGTGCGCGCCCTGCGCCCCTTATCCTGAGCCAGTAGGATGACGCCTGGGGCAAGGAGGAGGAATATtctctccttgcttccttccccttGGACACCTGCTGGTGAGCGAAACAGACCCGCCCCTTGTCTGGAGGAGCTGCAGGCCGGCGGGAGCAGGCCGGTGGCCCGTGGTGTCCATCCCGGGAGGAAAATAGCAGTCGCCTCCAGGGATGAGGCTGGGGACGGGACGCTGAACTGCGGTGTGAGACTGGAGAGCCGCCGGTCCCGGGTAGAGTCGGGAGAGCAGGGCTTGAGTCCAGTGACGTTGCCcggggcagggggagctgggcTTGTTCGGGGAGCTGCAGTTTCAGAGGGCGTGGGCGGGGAAGGGGGCCGGGGTCGGGCCCCACGGGGAGCGGCCAGGAGGCCTCTCTGCAACCCGTCTTACTCGGAGGCTGTGCGTCAAACAGCTCACGTCCTCCCTCGTGGAGCCGACACGCACGTCTCTCGCTCCTCTTGGCCGCTCTCGCGCACCTGGGCTCTCGTGACGGCGATGGGAGCAGAGCCCGCCTGCACGGCTGCCCGCCGAAAGACACGTTTCCGTTGCTCGGGAGGCCCGCGCTCCCGTCTGTGGTGGCGGCCGGGGTCGGTGTGCACGGCTCCCCGGGTCCGGGCCttggggcgcggggcggggccccTTGTGGCGGGGCCGCTGGGACCTTTTCTGCTGCTCAGACTCCGGCACTTGTGCCCCAGGCCTGGGTCAGCCCCGGTGCTTTGTGTGCGGCCAGATCCCGTTCTCTCGGCCACGGGCGTCCCGGCTCCGTGGCACTTGTGTCTTTACGACGAGGACCTCTTCACGGGTCCTGTGGGTACCGAGCGGCAGAGATGTTTTCGATCCCTGAGTCGGCCTCCTTGCTGTGTCCTGCGGAGGAGgggcctcctcctgccctctgctgACGACGGGCTACGCCTGGGCCCCTGCGCTCCGTCCCTGGACCCGGTGCCCCGGCCACCCGGTTCTGAGGACAAAGGGTGGGAGTCCTGGGGCACAGGCCCGGGACAGCGTTCTTTGCGCCTCCGTCCCCGGGGACGTGGCTCTGACCCTTTATTGCTATCTTTAGGGTCTGTGACGGCCTGGAACCCTCCCGGGCCAGGATTCTAACCCACTGTCCGGGGCTGCGCCAGCCCGCTGGCACAGTCTCCGTCCCGGTTGGTCAGGGCCCGGAGATCGTGAGAAAGGATCTTCTGGCCAAATCTGCATGTTGCCGTGGGAGCGGGAAGGCATCTGCTCCGGGGGCCGTGCGCCACCAGCCATTCCACGCGGTCCGTGGGGTTGGGTCTGATAGGGAGAGCATCCCAGGTGGAAACAGAGTGGCAGCTCCTGGGCCGTTGAACTGTTTTCACGAGTGGCTCTTGTTTTGATCTAGAAGCCTCAGAGGCATTTCCGACGGGGACCGCCCAACCTGCAGATTAGAGCCCCCGACAAAGACTCCAAGGACCGGAGGCAGGATGACACGAGGCGGAGGGACGAGGTGGTGGGCGACGCTCGTCAGGAAGAGAGCACCCAGAGAACGGTGGTCAGGTACAGGGAGCGTCAGAGACGAGGCAGCACGGGTCGCTAGATACGCAGAGGCCGGTCCGTTTGACGTTTCCTGAAAAACAAAGGGATAGGATGGGCGCGCTGTCTGAAGCGGCTTCTCCTCTCAGAGCAGACAGTGGAGAGAGCGGGAccccggtgggggcggggccctGCCTTCTCCGCGTCGTGCCGCATGGAGCGGAGGGCCGCCACGAGCCCAGCCAGGCTGTGACCGCGGGCGTTTGCATCTCTGCCCTCAAGCCGGctgactcctcttcctcctctccctgaaGCTGGAGGGGTGCAGTGATCGAGCCGGAGCAGGGCACCGAACCCCCTTCGAGAAAGGCAGAGGGCCCCCCCACCAAGCCTTCCTCACAGGCCCCCGGGATTCAGAACCAACCAGGTAAGGCCCCGCCTGCGCCCCGTCGGGCCTCACCCGGACATGGTGACGGAGAGGGCGCGTGGACACCCAGCTGGGCACCCGGGCGGGCCCCAGCTCTCTGTAGAGCCTTGGAGAGGACACGGGGCTCCACGGCGGCCCGCGGTCCCAGGCCCATCGCGGCAGCCACAGGCCGCCTGTGCGGGAACTGCCCGCGTCCGTGCCAGCGCGGGGCCTGGGGAGAGTGGGGACACGGCCCCGGCTCGGTGGGGTCCTGGGGTCCTGCGTTCTGGCACCTGTAGTTGAGGGCCCTCGGGGCACTGGCGCTTTGTACACTCCGTGCGGCCTGTCTGCTTCGGTTCTCGTGGCGGCCTTTGGGGTCATCGGTCTGTCGTAGGCCCGTTCCACGGACGGGAGACCTGAGGTTAGGCCGGCAGCGGCCACGGCCACTTGCCTCCCGGAGCGGGGGCTCGCGCCAGGTCAGCTGAGCCTGGGGCCCAGGCTGTGACCCTCCAGTCCTGTCGCTGTTGCCactgaggggaggaggaagaaggagccCAGAGCCGGGACGGGCGGCCCGGGcgtgtggggggaggcagagcgGTCGCGGGGCTCTGAGGACCGATGTCAAAGCCGCAGATACCAACACGACTGGGCCTCGGGCCACACCGAGAGGACACGTGTCGCGAAGCCGTCGACGCTCACGTTTCTGTCCGCCTGGTGGCCCTGTAACTCGTGCCTGGTCCTCCGACGTGTGGAGGGGAGAAACCTTCTCGGTCGGTGTCGAGGCCACCCTGGAAGGGCCCCAGGGCGGCCTTGGGTGTGTCCGCCACACGCTGTTCCCTCCCCGAAAACACCCGGAGCTGCTGAGGCACGACGTGGGCACCTGTGAGATGAGGCGCTCTCGTGGAGGTCACCGGGGCCCGGCCGCATTGCACAGCGCGGCTGCCGTGGCGGAGCGGCAGGCACCGGTCTGCTGCCTCACACACCTCCGCCCGCCGCGTGTTCCCCGCAGCTCCAGAGGGTCGTGCCCGCCGGGCGTCTGGTGGAGGCGGACGGGCGCAGGCCAGGCGGATGAGAGGCCGAGCCGTCGCGTGTGGGCCCTGGAGGCCTCGCCACCTTGCAGCCGCGTCCAGCCGTGCGGCTCCAAGCCCGGCGGCGCCGCGCCCCGACCTTCGGGGTCGTCCGCTGCTGACCTGCGGCCCCGGacggtgtcccccccccccccacccccccccccgagcgCCCCGCAGCTTGGGGCTGCAGAGGGGCGGTGTCTGAACCCTGGGCGGTTCCGGTCCCCACGACCCGCCGtcttcctcccagcctccccgAACGAGCGTCAGAGGGCCGTGATAGACGCCTTCCGCCACGCGTGGACCGGCTACCGCAAGTTCGCCTGGGGCCACGACGAGCTGAAACCCGTGTCCAGGTCCTTCAGCGAGTGGTTTGGCCTGGGACTTACGCTGATTGACGCCCTGGACACCATGTGGATTTTGGGTCTGAAAAAAGGTACCTGCCCGTCCCCGAGCACGCGGCCAGGTTCCCCTGGTGGAACGCTTGGGCGCGCGAGTGAGCGAGCCGTGCCCTGGAGGGTGTAGACGCCACTGTTTCCGTCTGAGGagctctcccttcccctgggtGGCAGGCAGTCGCTTTGTCCCTTGATGTCAGGCGTCCCGGGGACGCTCGGGGCAGTCGCCCCCTCGGCTCCCGGCCGAAGGCCTGGGCTGGCGCCCAGGGGCAGTTCCAGCCCGTGCTCCTGTGCTAGCCGGAAAGGGGCTCCCTGGTGGGAGGCGGCACGTGATCCGATAAGGCCATCGGCGTCCCGGGTCTCTCCGTCACACCCTTCTCAGGCCACGTGGACGGGGTGTGGTTGAGGCTACGGGTCTTTGGGTACTTCCGAATCGGTCTCTCGGAGTCCGTTTCCGGTGTTCCGTAGAGGCCAGAGGCTCCCCCCGAGTTACTCACGTGGCCCTTTGGGCCGTGGCCTTTACCCGTCAGCGTTGGTGCTCACGACGGCACGCTGGCTCCCCGTCCTCCGGGTGCAGGGGGCTCCGCGGTGTGTCCCCTTGccgtgggaagggagagagagcgagctcggGAGAGAGAGACACGAGGACGCACGTGGCCCCAGAGCCGGCGAGCGGTCACGGGGGCGCCGGGACCTGTAACCTATTCCCGCTCCCACCCCGTCTCCTGTCGCAGAGTTTGAGGAAGCCCGCAAGTGGGTGTCTAAGAAGCTCCGGTTTCAGAAAGACGTGGACGTCAACCTGTTCGAGAGCACGATCCGGATCCTGGGCGGCCTTCTGAGCGCCTACCACCTGTCCGGGGACGACCTCTTCCTGAGGAAGGCCGTGAGTGTCCGGGCGCCGGCGGAGGTTCCGCGGCTCGAGGgggcccccgggggtgggggcgggggtctgTTCCGGGTCTCGCTCCCGCGCACGTGCGTGGGAAGGTCCCTGTCACCGTCGCGACCCGTGGGGAAGTGCTCTCGGGGCTCCTCGGTCTCGCCGCAGTTGAGCGCCGAGGCCACGTGAAGCCAGTGAGGTCCCGTGTCCACTCACGGGGGTGAGCACGGGTggcggggtggcgggggtggcGGAGGTGGGGCGGGAGGGTGGGCGTCGTGGAACGGAGCCGAGGCTGCCGTGTGACGGGAAACCTCGGTCCTCGTCGTGTCGCGTCATCAGGAAGACTTTGGGAATCGGCTGCTGCCTGCGTTCCAGACGCCCTCCAGGATCCCATACTCGGACGTGAACATCGGCACCGGAGCCGCCCACCCGCCCCGCTGGACCTCGGACAGCACGGTGGCCGAGGTCACGAGCATTCAGCTGGAGTTCCGAGAGCTCTCCCGCCTCACGGGGAGTAAGAAGTTTCAGGTACGGGGGGCCGGCCTGCCGGCCGGGGGCGTCTCGCCAAGCGGAGGCGTGCGTGGACTTGACCCCGGGCCGCAGGACCACCGTCCTTTGTGCTTTCCGGTCCCTCGTCCCTCGCCTTTCCTCAGCTGCGCGGGCGGGAAGCGCGTCGACTGGGGGCTGAGTCCGAGCGCGGGCCCGTGTCCTTGGGGTCCCAACTGCCCCCTGCCGCGTGCTGTGGTGGCCCCCGGGGGTGGTCCGTGCCGGGAGCGAGGCAGGGGCCCACAGTCGTGGGTCTCGGCCTTGCTAGCCCGTCGCTGACGGTCCTTATGGACCTCGCTCCTGGCCCTCGCCCCGACCCCATTGGCCGTGGTCCCTCTCCTCGTGGGTGAGTCTCCAGCACGCGGCGGACCCTCTGGACTTGGCGCTCTGCCTTGTCACCCTTCCTCTGCCTTAAAAACCTGAGCTGCGATTTGAACGTCAGGAAGTTTTGCCTCTTGGCTTGAACGTCGCGCCGCAGTCCCACGTGGGCAGCGGCTGCCACCGTCTGATTCCGGAACCAGGTCCTCACCCCAGGAAGTAGGCCAGCGCACCCTAGCGCTCCCACCCGGGGCCCCCTGCCTCGGTGGCCGCAAATCCACTCGTCGTGCGTGGCTTTCTCTGTGTGGAACGCTCGGCGTGAGCGAGGTCCTACGTACGGCGTGGGCCGTCCGTGGCCGGTTCTGTCGCCACGCGTGACGTTTTCGTCCGCGCTGGAAGCGTCCGGGAGAGGCGCACCCGTGTCGTAGCACGTGTCCGAAGCATCGCTTTTCGTGGCCCGGTGGTCTGCCATCGTGCGGTCGGACCACGTGCTGTCCGGGCTCTGGTGCGTTGAGgagcatctgggttgtttcccaCGCGGGGGTGGTAAGAGCGGCGCTCCCGGGAGAAGGTTCCAGGCGCACACAGGGCTCTGGCTTTTCCGCGGCAGCCCGCGCTTGTCCTCCGGTCTTTCTCGGTAGCCTTCGCGGTGGGCACGCGAGGGTGCCTCCTCTGGGCTGTGGATTTTGTCCTGATGACGTGTGGCGTTTTCCAAACGCCCACGGGCCCCGTGTTCATCTCCCGGGTGGAGGTGGGCGTCCGGGTGCCTGTCTGCTTGTCGGCGGATTAGCGGCTTTCCTGTCGTTGGCTCGTACTCCGGAAGCTCGGCGTCTCTCTGTCTGCTCTGAGACGTCGGCCGGGCGCCGTCGCGATGCCGGATCTCTGTAGCTGCTGGAGACCCAAGGGAAACCGAAGCCGCCCCTGCCTCAGAGCACTTTGTAAAAGGGGGCGGGCGTACGTGGCGGGTGGAGGCCAGGAAGTCACTCCCCAGGCGGGGTCCCGAGCACCGTGAGCAAACGCGCACAGGGCCATGGAGCACAGATGCGTGGCGCTGCCTGGGAGGAGCTGAGGTTGGTTGGGTCTCGAAGGATGAGCAGGATCAGCGGGCGGGTGTGCCGCGACCGCGGGCTCGGAAGCAGACGCGCCTGCCTTCCCTCCGGCGAGCGGGAGCAGCCGGCCACGCCTGGGCAGGAGGTCCCGGGGACCGCGGCTGCGGCCTTCAGACACGGTCCCCTGCCAGGAGGAGGAGCTCAGCCCCGTGTTCGGGGCCCTCGGCATCCGCCCGCTCATCGAGGCAGCCGCGTGTGAGGGTGGGGACCTGGTTGCCGTGTGGCCGGGGCCACCCTCAGAAGCCCTTGCCCGGTGCAGCCGGGCAGGGGAGCGCCGTGGGCCGGGACGCCGGCCTCTTCCGTCCTCTTCCGTCCTCCGCTGGGAACGGGCCCGCCTGTCACGGAGGAGGGGTGAGCCGACGAGGCCCGCCTTCCTCGGCTGGCCCGAGGTCCAGCAGCCCCGTCCCCCTGGCTCACCCGCGCTctccccttgtgtgtgtgtgtcccaggaGGCCGCGGAGGAGGTGACGAGGCGTGTGCACTCCCTGTCGGGGAAGAAGGACGGGCTGGTGCCCATGTTCATCAACACGCACAGCGGCCTCTTCACTCACATGGGAGTGTTCACTCTGGGCGCCAGGGCCGACAGCTACTACGAGTACCTGTTGAAGCAGTGGATCCAGGGCGGAAAGAAGGAGACGCAGTGAGGCCTGTTTCTGCTGCCTCGGGGACGGGGTCCCCGAGGCTCCCCTTGTCCCGAGTTCTCGGTCAGGAGGCAGCGGCCGTGCCGGACCCGGACTCGGCCCCTCCGCGGGGGACGTGTCTCTTCCCGGCACGGCCTTCGTGCCAGAGAGGACGCCTGGCTGGTCACGGAGGTCCCCGGCCCCTCTGCGCCAGGCGGGGCCTGGGGTCTGGGCCCGGCCGAGGGGCCCCCGGCTCACCGGCCGAGCTGTCGTCCTCGGGGTTGTGGAGGCGGCTCTGCTTGTCCGCTCCCCAGCAGAAGGtggccaggggcccctgggcctcCCCACGCTGCCTGCTTGACGCTTCAGACGTGCGCTTTCCCAGACAGCAGTGCCTCGGGGAGCCTCGTCGTGCGGTCGGGAAAACACAGGTCACTCTAGTGAAGGAACTGGAAATCCTTGAAGTCTCACGCCGGAGGGTGACCACGACCTAGGAccgctggggggttggggggggggcagctccaGGCCGACCCCTACGGGCAGAGATCAGGTCATCCCGCCTGGGGAGCCGGAGTTCCCCACGCCTGAACGTGGGGACGTGGAGAGAACCCTGGTGGGCACGTGGGGTCCCGGGTGGTCCACGGGGGCCGGCTGAGAGGAACGACCCTGTTCGGGGGAGCGGCGGGCACAGCCCCGTGTGTGCCCCAGGCCGC carries:
- the LOC122205638 gene encoding endoplasmic reticulum mannosyl-oligosaccharide 1,2-alpha-mannosidase-like produces the protein MYPPPPPAPHRDFISVTLSLGQSYDGSKSWRRRSCWRKWKQLSRLQRNVILFFLTFLVLCGLLSYISVADQWRAVDGRSAEERKVRPADPPVLPAPRKADANPENSPGLLPQKPQRHFRRGPPNLQIRAPDKDSKDRRQDDTRRRDEVVGDARQEESTQRTVVSWRGAVIEPEQGTEPPSRKAEGPPTKPSSQAPGIQNQPASPNERQRAVIDAFRHAWTGYRKFAWGHDELKPVSRSFSEWFGLGLTLIDALDTMWILGLKKEFEEARKWVSKKLRFQKDVDVNLFESTIRILGGLLSAYHLSGDDLFLRKAEDFGNRLLPAFQTPSRIPYSDVNIGTGAAHPPRWTSDSTVAEVTSIQLEFRELSRLTGSKKFQEAAEEVTRRVHSLSGKKDGLVPMFINTHSGLFTHMGVFTLGARADSYYEYLLKQWIQGGKKETQLLEDYLEAVEGIKRHLLRRSEPRKLTFVGELAHGRFSAKMDHLVCFLPGTLALGAHHGLPADHMELARALMDTCYQMNRQMETGLSPEIVHFNLYPQSDRKDVQVKPADRHNLLRPETVESLFYLHRLTGERKYQDWGWEILQSFNKYTRVPSGGYSSISNVQDPLNPQPRDKMESFFLGETLKYLYLLFSDDPALLSLDAYVFNTEAHPLPIWAPPRVG